In a single window of the Tigriopus californicus strain San Diego chromosome 2, Tcal_SD_v2.1, whole genome shotgun sequence genome:
- the LOC131893203 gene encoding gamma-interferon-inducible lysosomal thiol reductase-like isoform X1, which yields MTSLNLLTAPGSKKVAMARSPGLRAYAFRVLALVIFLFTLWLLYSHLGHHGAHQALPHGNQSGKVVVEVYYEVLCPDSRYFILKQLYPTWQRVGSIMDIQYKPYGKASHRASDGGYMFQCQHGPNECQGNMIHTCAMHYIPESTKLTEYIHCMMGDNYDPMQAGRNCASQLEIEWSPIEACASGKEGQKMLAVVGDDTHSLRPRVSFIPTIVLNGSQDNQKMMLKNLLKEVCRKYQGVKPKECIETL from the exons ATGACCTCCTTGAACTTGCTCACGGCGCCTGGCTCGAAAAAAGTGGCCATGGCCCGGTCCCCGGGGCTGCGGGCATACGCTTTCCGCGTGTTGGCCCTGGTGATCTTTCTATTCACCTTGTGGTTACTGTACTCGCATCTGGGCCACCATGGAGCCCATCAAGCCCTACCCCATGGCAATCAG AGTGGAAAAGTGGTAGTGGAGGTCTACTATGAGGTCCTATGTCCGGACAGCCGATATTTCATCCTGAAACAACTTTATCCCACGTGGCAGCGAGTGGGTTCTATCATGGATATCCAGTACAAACCGTACGGCAAAGCCTCG cATCGCGCTAGCGATGGTGGGTATATGTTTCAATGCCAACACGGTCCTAATGAATGCCAAGGGAACATGATCCATACGTGTGCCATGCATTACATTCCGGAGTCCACCAAGCTTACGGAATACATCCATTGCATGATGGGCGACAACTACGATCCCATGCAAGCCGGGAGAAAC TGCGCTAGTCAACTGGAGATCGAATGGAGTCCCATTGAGGCTTGCGCCTCTGGGAAAGAAGGTCAGAAGATGTTGGCCGTGGTGGGGGATGATACCCACTCGTTGAGGCCTCGAGTGTCTTTCATTCCAACCATTGTCCTCAATGGGAGTCAAGACAATCAAAAGATGATGCTGAAAAACCTGCTCAAGGAAGTCTGTCGAAAATATCAG GGAGTCAAACCAAAAGAGTGTATCGAAACGCTGTGA
- the LOC131893203 gene encoding gamma-interferon-inducible lysosomal thiol reductase-like isoform X2, with translation MLFLSLNITYLLALLTYYNTPRPPKAHTPPTTQISRSDDTSTSHSPLLLAALTTTPLPKSGKVVVEVYYEVLCPDSRYFILKQLYPTWQRVGSIMDIQYKPYGKASHRASDGGYMFQCQHGPNECQGNMIHTCAMHYIPESTKLTEYIHCMMGDNYDPMQAGRNCASQLEIEWSPIEACASGKEGQKMLAVVGDDTHSLRPRVSFIPTIVLNGSQDNQKMMLKNLLKEVCRKYQGVKPKECIETL, from the exons ATGTTGTTCCTCTCGTTGAATATCACGTATCTATTGGCCCTTTTGACTTACTACAACACACCTCGTCCGCCCAAGGCACACACCCCTCCCACCACCCAAATCAGTAGAAGTGATGATACATCCACCTCCCATTCGCCTTTGCTGTTAGCCGCTTTGACCACGACACCGTTACCCAAA AGTGGAAAAGTGGTAGTGGAGGTCTACTATGAGGTCCTATGTCCGGACAGCCGATATTTCATCCTGAAACAACTTTATCCCACGTGGCAGCGAGTGGGTTCTATCATGGATATCCAGTACAAACCGTACGGCAAAGCCTCG cATCGCGCTAGCGATGGTGGGTATATGTTTCAATGCCAACACGGTCCTAATGAATGCCAAGGGAACATGATCCATACGTGTGCCATGCATTACATTCCGGAGTCCACCAAGCTTACGGAATACATCCATTGCATGATGGGCGACAACTACGATCCCATGCAAGCCGGGAGAAAC TGCGCTAGTCAACTGGAGATCGAATGGAGTCCCATTGAGGCTTGCGCCTCTGGGAAAGAAGGTCAGAAGATGTTGGCCGTGGTGGGGGATGATACCCACTCGTTGAGGCCTCGAGTGTCTTTCATTCCAACCATTGTCCTCAATGGGAGTCAAGACAATCAAAAGATGATGCTGAAAAACCTGCTCAAGGAAGTCTGTCGAAAATATCAG GGAGTCAAACCAAAAGAGTGTATCGAAACGCTGTGA
- the LOC131892919 gene encoding dual specificity protein kinase Ttk-like yields the protein MASSSTTTGAFLEVPVSSTVTTTTTLEDNTQSGSFDLRAMMASTRKHERKMGKIRTAYLPQRLAFSEQNHSGGGGTHPERVTPMPQRYFGTTPSATSSQKPVPHRPHRPMPLPPFQPTPTNPGGRSVLGGSELADQPLRSLAFTPKERFHSSTSRLAQVPEVTTPSSQSSFSQDPHNPDSLIMKWILIKGKKYALLTVLGKGGSSQVYEVFDEERNLKAIKIVDLSEADEAQARGYLNEINMLEKLQGHHRIVRMFDYEYRPHEGKLFIVMERGETDLSTLIKRISANHEITELKIKFYWNEMLEAVQVIHEAGIIHSDLKPANFILVAGTLKLIDFGIASSVQSDKTSVVKESQMGTFNFMSPEAIQSGPVDDNDGDDEDQQCIKISRKSDVWSLGCILYNLTYKKMPFGHFRRPLDKFRAITDPEYKIPFPSDGHDPLLVDVIKRCLMRDPRERASVAELLNHSFLKSKNLGTNNNAKTTNTNVEQLLSKLGTVLTPNSKQVLSQAMRKISTSETSLNALRHLDLTADET from the exons ATGGCGTCGTCCTCGACGACCACAGGGGCATTTCTGGAGGTGCCCGTGTCCTCCACcgtgaccaccaccaccaccctcgAGGACAACACTCAATCCGGGTCGTTCGACTTGCGAGCTATGATGGCCTCCACTCGGAAACATGAAcggaaaatgggcaaaatcaGAACGGCCTAC TTGCCTCAAAGATTGGCGTTCTCGGAGCAAAATCATAGCGGGGGTGGGGGTACGCACCCTGAACGGGTCACGCCCATGCCTCAGCGGTATTTTGGGACCACCCCTTCGGCCACGTCGAGTCAGAAGCCTGTGCCTCATCGGCCCCATCGGCCTATGCCGCTGCCGCCCTTTCAACCTACGCCCACTAATCCGGGTGGGCGGTCCGTTTTGGGCGGGTCCGAGCTGGCCGACCAGCCCCTTCGTTCTCTGGCCTTCACCCCAAAAGAGCGATTCCATTCGTCCACGTCACGATTGGCGCAAGTGCCGGAAGTGACCACGCCTTCATCGCAGAGTTCATTCAGCCAAGATCCTCATAACCCGGACagtttgattatgaaatggaTCTTGATTAAGGGCAAGAAATACGCCTTACTCACCGTGTTGGGCAAAGGCGGATCGTCCCAG GTGTATGAGGTGTTTGACGAAGAGCGCAACTTGAAGGCCATCAAAATCGTGGACCTCTCAGAAGCGGACGAGGCTCAAGCGCGCGGCTACCTAAATGAGATTAACATGCTGGAAAAGCTCCAAGGTCATCACCGGATTGTGCGCATGTTTGACTATGAATATCGCCCCCATGAGGGCAAGCTCTTCATTGTGATGGAACGCGGTGAGACGGATTTGTCCACGTTGATCAAGCGCATCTCGGCCAACCATGAGATCACGGAGCTCAAGATCAAGTTCTATTGGAATGAAATGCTAGAGGCCGTGCAAGTGATCCACGAAGCCGGCATCATCCACTCGGACTTAAAACCGGCCAATTTCATCCTTGTGGCGGGCACTTTGAAACTGATCGATTTCGGCATCGCTTCTTCTGTGCAAAGTGACAAAACAAGCGTCGTCAAAGAGAGTCAAATGGGCACGTTCAACTTCATGTCACCCGAGGCCATTCAATCCGGACCCGTGGACGACAACGACGGTGACGACGAGGATCAACAATGCATTAAGATCAGTCGCAAGTCGGATGTGTGGTCGCTCGGGTGCATTTTGTACAACCTGACTTATAAGAAAATGCCCTTCGGCCACTTCCGGCGACCTTTAGACAAGTTTCGAGCCATCACCGATCCCGAATACAAGATCCCCTTTCCCTCTGACGGGCACGATCCTCTTCTAGTTGATGTGATCAAGCGCTGTCTGATGAGAGATCCACGAGAACGAGCTTCCGTCGCCGAGCTCTTAAACCACTCGTTCTTGAAGTCCAAGAATCTTGGTACGAACAATAACGCCAAGACGACGAACACCAATGTGGAGCAGCTATTGTCAAAACTGGGAACTGTGCTCACTCCGAACAGTAAGCAAGTGCTCAGCCAGGCCATGAGGAAAATCTCGACCTCGGAAACGAGCTTGAACGCACTCAGACACTTGGATTTGACCGCTGACGAGACCTGA
- the LOC131892917 gene encoding endoplasmic reticulum chaperone BiP-like, producing the protein MKLSKMKTSSMCLSSLLWLLTLYSWPAWAAQESTGTVIGIDLGTTYSCVGVMKNGRVEIIPNDQGNRITPSYMAFTEEGERLVGDSAKNQLTSNPKNTIFDAKRLIGREWSDPTVQSDIKYFPFKLTEKKGKPHITVALGAAEKSLTPEEVSATVLTKMKQIAEDYLGTNVTHAVVTVPAYFNDAQRAATKDAGVIAGLEIIRIINEPTAAAIAYGFNDNKSAGEKNILVFDLGGGTFDVSLLTIADGVFEVVATNGDTHLGGEDFDQRVMEYLVKLFKKKTGKDLRTDSRAVQKLRREVEKAKRALSASHSTKIDVEALFEGEDFSETLTRAKFEELNMDLFRATMKPVKKVLEDGDMSKKDIDEIILVGGSTRIPKIQQLVKEFFNGKEPSRGVNPDEAVAYGAAIQACILSGGDCGDTQMVLLDVNPLSLGIETVGGVMSKLIPRNNVVPSKKSQIFSTAADNQDTVTIKVYEGERPMTKDNHLLGSFDLTGIPPAARGVPQIEVTFEIDANGILQVSAKDKGTNNENKITITNDNNRLTEDEIQQMIEDAEKFAEEDKLLKERTDAKNELEQYAYTLKRQIDDKEQLGGKISDEEKEQITTIVDEKLDWLKENEESDADGFKAAKKEIEDIAQPIIAKLYQGGAPPPTDEEDDGSDSNHGDEL; encoded by the exons ATGAAgttgagcaaaatgaaaacttcGAGCATGTGTCTCTCCAGCCTTTTGTGGCTTTTGACCCTTTACTCTTGGCCAGCATGGGCGGCTCAAGAGAGCACGGGAACCGTAATCGGGATCGACTTGGGCACGACCTACTCATG TGTGGGTGTCATGAAAAATGGACGAGTCGAAATCATCCCCAATGACCAAGGAAATCGGATCACGCCCTCATACATGGCCTTCACGGAAGAAGGTGAGCGATTGGTGGGTGATTCGGCCAAGAATCAACTCACGTCTAATCCCAAGAACACCATCTTCGATGCCAAGCGCTTGATTGGACGCGAATGGAGTGATCCCACGGTTCAGTCCGACATCAAATATTTCCCCTTCAAGTTGACCGAGAAGAAGGGCAAGCCCCATATCACCGTGGCCTTGGGAGCCGCCGAGAAGTCCTTAACCCCGGAGGAAGTGTCCGCTACCGTGTTGACCAAGATGAAGCAGATCGCCGAGGATTACTTGGGCACCAACGTCACTCATGCTGTCGTGACTGTGCCAGCGTACTTTAACGATGCTCAGCGCGCTGCTACTAAGGATGCCGGTGTCATTGCGGGTTTGGAGATCATTCGCATCATCAACGAACCTACGGCCGCTGCTATCGCCTATGGCTTCAATGATAACAAGAGTGCCGGCGAGAAGAATATCCTGGTCTTTGATTTGGGCGGCGGAACCTTCGATGTGTCTCTGTTGACCATTGCTGATGGAGTGTTCGAGGTGGTAGCTACTAACGGTGATACTCATTTGGGTGGTGAAGATTTCGATCAACGTGTTATGGAATATCTGGTCAAGTTGTTTAAGAAGAAGACCGGCAAGGATTTGCGAACCGATTCACGAGCTGTCCAGAAGTTGAGACGAGAAGTCGAAAAGGCCAAGCGAGCGTTGAGCGCCTCCCATTCCACCAAGATCGACGTCGAAGCTCTCTTTGAGGGAGAAGATTTCTCCGAGACCCTGACCCGTGCCAAGTTCGAGGAGCTCAATATGGACCTTTTCCGTGCTACCATGAAGCCAGTCAAGAAAGTGTTGGAGGATGGTGATATGTCCAAGAAGGACATTGACGAGATCATTCTAGTCGGTGGATCCACTCGTATTCCCAAGATCCAGCAACTGGTCAAGGAGTTCTTCAACGGCAAGGAACCCTCCCGAGGCGTTAACCCTGATGAAGCCGTGGCTTACGGAGCTGCCATTCAGGCCTGCATCCTCTCCGGTGGAGATTGCGGCGATACTCAGATGGTCCTTTTGGATGTGAACCCTCTGTCCTTGGGCATTGAAACCGTCGGTGGTGTCATGTCCAAGCTCATTCCCCGAAACAATGTGGTTCCAAGCAAGAAATCTCAAATCTTTTCCACTGCTGCGGACAACCAAGACACCGTGACCATCAAAGTATACGAGGGCGAACGGCCAATGACCAAAGATAACCATCTACTGGGATCTTTCGACTTAACCGGCATCCCGCCCGCTGCTCGAGGCGTGCCTCAAATTGAGGTCACTTTCGAAATTGACGCTAATGGTATCCTTCAAGTGAGCGCGAAGGACAAGGGCACCAACAACGAGAACAAGATCACCATCACCAACGACAATAACCGTCTCACAGAGGATGAGATCCAACAGATGATTGAGGATGCCGAGAAGTTCGCCGAGGAAGATAAATTGCTGAAAGAAAGGACGGATGCTAAGAACGAGCTGGAGCAATATGCTTACACTCTGAAGCGACAAATAGACGATAAAGAACAACTGGGAGGAAAAATCTCGGACGAGGAGAAAGAACAAATCACCACCATTGTGGATGAGAAGCTCGACTGGCTGAAGGAGAATGAGGAATCGGATGCGGATGGCTTCAAAGCCGCCAAGAAAGAGATCGAGGATATTGCTCAGCCCATCATTGCCAAATTGTACCAAGGAGGAGCTCCACCCCCCACGGACGAAGAGGATGATGGTAGTGATTCCAATCACGGGGATGAGCTCTGA
- the LOC131892920 gene encoding probable serine/threonine-protein kinase DDB_G0282963, with amino-acid sequence MARKLQISTIYLLALFVANTQASPQRNNGGGLTTCAGVAGYCSEGYVGDTCIFVCAFGRPNVPVCESNGQWTDQPRCIEHEPGVEYQISGTCLGIPGYCSLDVTGGLCEFDCLTGPDIKSFCTSDGTWEPYPICDGDIRETRDGCDPCPGPFGGARNRTLESRNQPNQPAGRPNRQNNNNGPIQGFQPVSKSSPTVIQPSRQTPFTPQQPSQPVNYNNNNNRRAPNSRNTNRSSNNNRKANQSRGNNRSLQNNRNRNNQSSRANQFQEQPRKANFQNSQPSKVSRPVSNNNRNNNNNNRSNNHSGASTGLQCPGNSLEVCIDVCPSFSARIFGACVAGCARRCPTKK; translated from the exons ATGGCACGGAAACTGCAAATCTCAACCATATACCTATTGGCCCTCTTCGTGGCAAATACACAAG CGTCTCCTCAACGTAATAATGGTGGCGGATTGACTACTTGTGCAGGAGTGGCGGGCTATTGTTCCGAGGGCTATGTAGGAGACACGTGCATCTTTGTGTGTGCTTTTGGACGGCCAAATGTTCCAGTGTGTGAG AGTAACGGCCAATGGACGGATCAACCTCGTTGTATCGAGCATGAACCTGGAGTGGAATATCAAATTTCCGGAACTTGTCTTGGAATCCCAGGATATTGCTCTTTGGATGTGACCGGTGGACTCTGCGAATTCGACTGCCTCACTGGACCGGATATCAAGTCGTTTTGCACCTCGGATGGAACTTGGGAACCGTATCCAATCTGTGATGGGGACATCAG AGAGACTCGTGATGGGTGTGATCCTTGTCCTGGCCCATTTGGTGGGGCTCGGAATAGGACCTTGGAATCGAGGAATCAACCTAATCAGCCTGCTGGTCGTCCCAATCGtcagaacaacaacaatggaCCCATCCAAGGGTTCCAGCCGGTCAGTAAATCGTCGCCGACAGTAATCCAACCTTCTCGACAAACCCCTTTTACTCCCCAACAACCCTCGCAACCAGTGAAttacaacaataacaacaatcgCAGGGCCCCAAACTCTCGTAATACTAACAGGAGCAGCAATAACAATCGGAAAGCAAACCAAAGCAGAGGGAACAATCGGTCTCTGCAGAACAACCGCAATCGGAACAATCAATCTTCTCGAGCCAATCAGTTCCAGGAGCAACCAAGGAAAGCGAACTTTCAAAATTCACAACCCTCGAAGGTCTCCCGCCCAGTCAGTAACAATAacaggaacaacaacaacaataacagaaGCAACAACCACTCTGGCGCATCCACTGGACTTCAATGTCCAGGAAATAGCCTTGAAGTCTGTATTGATGTATGCCCTTCATTCTCTGCCCGCATTTTCGGAGCCTGTGTTGCTGGCTGCGCTCGTCGATGCCCTACAAAGAAGTGA
- the LOC131892915 gene encoding uncharacterized protein LOC131892915: protein MSWQGDKFRTNLHGINLGGVKHVLQSTAYLEKLFWLVVILCGLTASLLLVRKQIDSWNEDPVTRSTEQRQVSEFPFPAVTLCHPGFNRFDFVAKYLNLMEPEEVDRRLKDVKKRFMKQVVHEQGAYTKSPTKLYHDYDDECLHTRRKFYNVSCSLTEQIVLAQRQRQTGYEAMVEDFVSKLIQSDKGKYDAMREFVGQMEQDAQDYLKGNHLTMNSSELLPLPTEENWSTLYHIAWIRVAVLSFGFSSKLGLIKSDKTENINSLLNMKTHRPGSLYSKLYSVYTKNALYRVPDDWELAEGYYGNFTKSFSLPGIGMSPIDIIPLLMMTSFDNLSKDRVELDWSNSWTVENQANRYLATLPRSAYLCIQELREQNPVGHDYHEPSPCQSGLPLTDHCQSWCDIFRELDQVLDRKVLLALMKPAMVQRGVVPVPKPADSEIQEFIYKQMFPDSISLSAKGAKRSISADTPLVIYCKDTFREQWKGSRIGFGLANKFCQDFFSSPTDMGFCLTKNWRADTNLKVQKSTSAFLENFDSFTGPLLYSHPNIREGVVTLVIDTQKRHTLPRKSSMNKDKDDILNKINLQLHQTNSVGQMVTSQDFSRAMEVLTLKSGHEYFIEITPEGSDVTNRFRDSLSPEQHPCHLDVLVHDLELFQTYSYANCYYECRVKYAADICACVPWDYLSNLDYPLCDVIGGTCFRNMIQNATFTTNLPCSCPRACTEVQYSKRLERVIDLNEPQNEWFPSFFACGRLCEYLTNANGTIRDPSLLDVVRYYDYYSDDQITEYNRGAKAFKDIIVIHLQFQSPKMVSTILDARATWIEKLAEFGGTFGLLTQITGLSILSLIQFLTLSGKTLWHIFSPKPLVTIINQSSKKN, encoded by the coding sequence ATGAGCTGGCAAGGCGACAAGTTCAGAACCAATTTACACGGCATTAACTTAGGGGGTGTTAAGCACGTCCTCCAAAGCACTGCATATCTCGAAAAGCTGTTTTGGCTTGTCGTGATCTTGTGCGGCCTAACAGCCTCCTTGCTTTTAGTTCGAAAACAAATTGACTCTTGGAATGAAGATCCCGTGACCAGAAGTACGGAACAACGCCAAGTGAGCGAGTTCCCGTTCCCAGCCGTCACCCTCTGTCATCCTGGTTTCAATCGATTCGATTTCGTTGCCAAGTATTTAAATCTCATGGAGCCGGAGGAAGTGGATAGGCGACTTAAAGACGTAAAAAAACGCTTTATGAAGCAAGTGGTGCATGAACAGGGAGCATACACTAAATCACCTACGAAACTGTACCATGACTACGATGATGAATGCCTGCATACACGAAGAAAGTTTTATAATGTCAGTTGCTCTTTGACCGAACAGATTGTATTAGCCCAAAGACAACGACAAACTGGCTATGAGGCCATGGTGGAAGATTTCGTGTCGAAACTAATTCAATCTGATAAGGGCAAATATGATGCGATGCGTGAGTTTGTCGGTCAAATGGAACAGGACGCCCAAGATTATTTGAAAGGAAACCATCTGACAATGAACTCAAGTGAGCTACTGCCATTACCAACTGAGGAAAACTGGTCAACTCTCTACCATATTGCATGGATTCGAGTAGCGGTTTTATCATTtggcttttcttcaaaactagGATTGATCAAGAGTGATAAGACAGAGAACATTAATTCACTGTTAAACATGAAAACCCACCGACCAGGGAGTTTGTATTCAAAGTTGTATTCAGTTTATACAAAGAACGCGTTATATCGTGTGCCAGACGATTGGGAGTTGGCTGAGGGATATTACGGAAATTTCACGAAGTCCTTTAGTTTGCCAGGAATTGGCATGAGCCCGATAGACATTATACCTTTGTTGATGATGACAAGCTTCGACAACCTTTCCAAGGATCGAGTTGAGCTGGATTGGTCTAACTCTTGGACAGTTGAAAATCAAGCCAACAGATACCTTGCCACTCTCCCCAGAAGTGCCTATTTGTGCATTCAAGAATTGCGCGAGCAAAACCCCGTTGGCCATGACTACCATGAGCCGTCTCCTTGTCAGAGTGGACTGCCTCTTACCGACCATTGCCAATCTTGGTGTGATATATTTCGAGAGCTGGATCAAGTCCTCGATCGCAAGgttcttttggccttgatgaaacCGGCCATGGTACAGAGAGGGGTGGTTCCCGTTCCCAAACCCGCAGATTCTGAGATTCAGGAATTCATATACAAGCAAATGTTTCCTGACAGCATCTCTTTGAGCGCCAAAGGAGCTAAACGGAGCATCAGTGCAGATACTCCATTAGTTATATACTGCAAGGATACGTTTCGAGAACAATGGAAAGGCTCGCGAATCGGGTTTGGTCTGGCCAACAAGTTTTGCCAAGACTTCTTTAGCTCTCCAACAGATATGGGATtttgcttgaccaaaaattggCGCGCCGATACTAACTTGAAGGTCCAAAAGAGCACCAGCGCTTTCTTGGAGAATTTTGATTCCTTTACCGGCCCGTTGCTATACAGTCATCCTAACATCCGAGAGGGTGTCGTCACCTTGGTCATCGATACTCAAAAACGTCACACTTTGCCTCGAAAAAGTTCAATGAACAAAGATAAAGAcgacattttgaacaaaataaatcTGCAGCTTCATCAGACGAATTCCGTGGGTCAAATGGTTACAAGCCAGGATTTCAGCCGAGCTATGGAAGTCTTGACTTTGAAATCAGgccatgaatatttcattgagATTACTCCCGAAGGAAGTGACGTCACGAACCGATTTCGAGATTCGCTGTCACCGGAACAACACCCATGCCATTTGGACGTTTTGGTACACGACTTGGAACTATTTCAAACTTACTCCTATGCCAATTGTTATTACGAATGCCGAGTGAAATACGCGGCGGACATCTGTGCCTGCGTCCCTTGGGATTATCTGTCCAATTTGGATTACCCCCTTTGCGACGTCATTGGAGGCACTTGCTTTCGTAATATGATTCAAAATGCCACTTTCACGACCAATTTACCGTGTTCCTGTCCAAGAGCTTGCACAGAGGTCCAATATTCGAAGCGCTTGGAACGtgtcattgatttgaatgaacCACAGAACGAATGgtttccaagtttctttgcgTGCGGACGCCTGTGTGAATATCTCACAAATGCCAATGGAACCATACGCGATCCGAGCTTATTGGATGTGGTTCGATATTATGACTATTACTCTGACGATCAAATCACTGAATATAATCGAGGTGCCAAAGCGTTTAAAGATATCATCGTGATCCACTTGCAATTCCAGTCGCCCAAAATGGTTTCCACTATTTTAGACGCTCGGGCTACTTGGATCGAGAAACTGGCCGAATTTGGTGGCACTTTTGGACTTCTGACCCAAATCACAGGCTTGTCGATTCTGAGCCTTATTCAATTTCTGACTTTGAGTGGGAAGACTTTGTGGCACATTTTCTCGCCGAAGCCCTTGGTTACGATCATAAATCAGAGCTCGAAGAAAAACTGA
- the LOC131892924 gene encoding tax1-binding protein 3 homolog produces the protein MSSNRMAFGHEAGTAIECLSIPITLTKELALDENGEEVQRCGFKIGGGIDQDFTKSPQGYSDNGIYVTEIQEDSPAVKAGIRIHDKILQCNGYDFTMVTHKKAVTYIKKNTVLNMLVARKGVTQT, from the exons ATGAGTTCCAATCGAATGGCCTTCGGCCATGAAGCCGGTACAGCCATCGAATGTCTTAGT ATTCCTATTACTTTGACGAAAGAACTGGCCCTGGATGAGAATGGAGAGGAAGTTCAGCGCTGTGGATTCAAAATCGGCGGAGGAATTGACCAGGATTTTACCAAGAGCCCTCAAGGTTATTCGGATAAT GGAATCTACGTGACCGAGATTCAAGAGGATAGTCCGGCTGTCAAAGCCGGTATCCGAATTCATGACAAGATCCTGCAGTGCAACGGGTATGACTTTACTATGGTGACTCACAAGAAGGCCGTGACGTACATCAAAAAGAACACTGTCCTCAACATGTTGGTGGCTCGGAAGGGGGTGACTCAAACATGA